The proteins below are encoded in one region of Podarcis raffonei isolate rPodRaf1 chromosome 8, rPodRaf1.pri, whole genome shotgun sequence:
- the POU3F1 gene encoding POU domain, class 3, transcription factor 1: MATTTAQYLPRGSPLLAVPTPDAERLHQGPTYREVQKMMHHEYLQGLAATPGHPIGSLPHHQWLPGATGDWGGGGGGTHLEHAKGGGAGPRGDLDGFHSRSHLVHQQAGGGGGGGGAHWGQGAPAHHLGGCPSAMSPTAAGGHQALLYSQAAYPGLNGMLGPQAPALHLPHGHAPHGGHHQHHPHQHEEAEAAHLEGSPPHLGHAGGHEPGSAASDEEAPSSDDLEQFAKQFKQRRIKLGFTQADVGLALGTLYGNVFSQTTICRFEALQLSFKNMCKLKPLLNKWLEETDSSTGSPASLDKIAAQGRKRKKRTSIEVGVKGALESHFLKCPKPSAHEITSLADTLQLEKEVVRVWFCNRRQKEKRMTPVAAPHAPTMDQDLYAQGADASPTLQHHHQHPHTLQSPGQ; this comes from the coding sequence ATGGCCACCACCACGGCGCAGTACCTGCCGCGCGGCAGCCCCCTCCTGGCTGTGCCCACGCCGGACGCCGAGCGCCTTCACCAGGGCCCCACGTACCGCGAGGTGCAGAAGATGATGCACCACGAGTACCTACAGGGCCTGGCCGCCACGCCGGGGCACCCCATCGGCAGCCTCCCGCACCATCAGTGGCTGCCAGGCGCCACTGGAGActggggaggcggcggcggggggacCCACCTGGAGCACGCCAAAGGGGGCGGCGCGGGCCCGCGAGGAGACCTCGACGGCTTCCACTCGCGCTCACACCTGGTGCATCAGCAAGCGGGCGGCggtggaggcggcggcggagcgCACTGGGGGCAGGGGGCTCCCGCGCATCACCTGGGCGGCTGCCCCTCGGCCATGTCCCCGACGGCCGCCGGTGGGCACCAGGCGCTGCTCTACTCTCAGGCGGCCTACCCGGGGCTTAACGGGATGCTGGGCCCGCAGGCACCGGCCTTGCACCTGCCCCATGGCCACGCGCCCCACGGCGGTCACCACCAGCACCATCCGCACCAGCacgaggaggcggaggcggcgcaCCTGGAGGGCTCCCCGCCGCACCTGGGCCACGCGGGGGGCCACGAGCCGGGGTCGGCGGCGTCGGACGAGGAGGCGCCCAGCTCGGACGACCTGGAGCAGTTCGCCAAGCAGTTTAAGCAGCGGCGCATCAAGCTGGGCTTCACGCAGGCCGacgtggggctggcgctgggcaCCCTGTACGGCAACGTCTTCTCGCAGACGACCATCTGCCGCTTCGAGGCGCTGCAGCTGAGCTTCAAGAACATGTGCAAGCTGAAGCCGCTGCTCAACAAGTGGCTGGAGGAGACCGACTCCAGCACGGGCAGCCCGGCCAGCCTGGACAAGATCGCGGCGCAGGGCCGCAAGCGCAAGAAGCGCACCTCCATCGAGGTGGGCGTCAAGGGCGCGCTCGAGAGCCACTTCCTCAAATGCCCCAAGCCCTCGGCTCACGAGATCACCTCGCTGGCCGACACGCTCCAGCTGGAGAAGGAGGTGGTACGCGTCTGGTTCTGCAACCGGCGGCAGAAGGAGAAGCGCATGACGCCCGTCGCCGCACCGCACGCGCCCACCATGGACCAGGACCTTTACGCGCAGGGCGCCGACGCCTCGCCGACGCTCCAGCACCACCATCAGCACCCGCACACGCTCCAGAGCCCCGGGCAATGA